One Actinomyces respiraculi DNA window includes the following coding sequences:
- a CDS encoding alanine/glycine:cation symporter family protein yields MDALAHELLVIADWITSHVTMWVLIATGLFLTVVTRAVQVRHLPGMLRAVAGSRTGAEGGISSFQAFAISLAARVGIGNVFGVAAALLMGGPGAVFWMWVVALVGMSTAFFEATLAQIFKVRSDDGSYRGGPAFYMARGMRSKPMAVVFSIISIVTCGFIITSVQANAVAGTLVAAFGGTDSALPGFGGLSAAQLVVAALVFVLTAMVVFGGIRAVARVTEWLAPVMALVYIVLVAIICLRNIHLLGEVIGWILTSAFAPEPLVGGLGGGILAAVINGTKRGLFSNEAGQGTAPNAAATATVSHPVQQGLIQSLGVFVDTVIVCTATAFVILISGPATWGAEGANPSTLTTLAVAHGLGGWTVLPMAVLIFVLAYSSIIAAYVYSDVNMDYITGGKRWASWTVRVISVLSATAGAVLSLDVVWNAVDIAMAVMTLSNLIALVWLFRWGTGALRDYEAQRHDGIAEPVFVGTDNPYLPADVPGDVWTRVPSTTATKES; encoded by the coding sequence ATGGATGCGCTCGCCCACGAGCTTCTCGTCATCGCCGACTGGATCACCTCCCACGTGACCATGTGGGTGCTCATCGCCACCGGCCTGTTCCTCACCGTTGTCACCCGCGCCGTTCAGGTGCGCCACCTGCCCGGCATGCTGCGCGCCGTCGCCGGCTCACGCACCGGCGCTGAGGGCGGCATCTCCTCCTTCCAGGCCTTTGCCATCTCCCTGGCCGCCCGCGTGGGCATCGGCAACGTCTTCGGCGTCGCTGCAGCCCTGCTCATGGGAGGCCCCGGTGCCGTCTTCTGGATGTGGGTCGTCGCCCTGGTCGGCATGTCCACCGCCTTCTTCGAGGCCACCCTCGCCCAGATCTTCAAGGTCCGCTCCGACGACGGCTCCTACCGGGGTGGGCCCGCCTTCTACATGGCCCGCGGCATGCGCTCCAAGCCCATGGCCGTCGTCTTCTCCATCATCTCCATCGTGACCTGCGGCTTCATCATCACCTCGGTGCAGGCCAACGCCGTCGCCGGCACCCTCGTGGCCGCCTTCGGCGGCACCGACTCCGCCCTGCCCGGCTTCGGTGGGCTCAGCGCCGCGCAGCTCGTCGTTGCCGCCCTCGTCTTCGTGCTCACCGCGATGGTCGTCTTCGGTGGCATTCGCGCCGTCGCCCGCGTCACCGAGTGGCTGGCCCCCGTCATGGCCCTGGTCTACATCGTCCTGGTCGCCATCATCTGCCTGCGCAACATCCACCTGCTCGGCGAGGTCATCGGCTGGATCCTCACCTCCGCCTTCGCGCCCGAGCCTCTCGTCGGCGGCCTGGGCGGAGGCATCCTGGCCGCCGTCATCAACGGCACCAAGCGCGGCCTGTTCTCCAACGAGGCCGGTCAGGGCACCGCCCCCAACGCCGCCGCCACCGCCACCGTCTCCCACCCCGTCCAGCAGGGCCTCATCCAGTCCCTCGGCGTCTTCGTCGACACCGTCATCGTGTGCACTGCCACCGCCTTCGTCATCCTCATCTCAGGGCCCGCCACCTGGGGCGCCGAGGGGGCCAACCCCTCCACCCTCACCACCCTCGCCGTCGCCCACGGCCTGGGCGGCTGGACCGTGCTGCCGATGGCCGTGCTCATCTTCGTCCTGGCCTACTCCTCGATCATCGCCGCCTACGTCTACTCCGACGTCAACATGGACTACATCACCGGCGGCAAGCGCTGGGCCTCCTGGACGGTGCGCGTCATCTCCGTCCTGTCCGCCACCGCCGGAGCGGTCCTGAGCCTCGACGTCGTGTGGAACGCCGTCGACATCGCCATGGCTGTCATGACCCTGAGCAACCTCATCGCGCTCGTCTGGCTGTTCCGCTGGGGCACCGGCGCCCTGCGCGACTACGAGGCCCAGCGCCATGACGGCATCGCCGAGCCCGTCTTCGTTGGCACCGACAACCCCTACCTGCCTGCGGACGTCCCCGGTGACGTCTGGACCCGCGTCCCCTCCACGACCGCCACCAAGGAGTCCTGA
- a CDS encoding GNAT family N-acetyltransferase, whose amino-acid sequence MDGGRGTRALHRARRGLARRRARLIGGCCRTTPADTAALRGLIGTRTPAVSSRDNLPIIELGVKDAGEILTLQRAAYLTEAAAHEDISLPPLTQTLTELVDELGDPDVTALGIRDHGRLIAAVRLRRNGGAVELGRLVVAPERQGQGVGTRLLRHAESVHPRAQEIRLFTGERSAANIRLYTRNGYRETGRTTAGAYQIVHFVKSLRET is encoded by the coding sequence CTGGACGGCGGCCGCGGGACGCGAGCGCTTCACCGCGCTCGCCGGGGCCTGGCTCGACGCCGGGCCCGGCTCATCGGCGGCTGCTGCCGCACGACGCCCGCCGACACGGCGGCGCTGCGCGGCCTCATCGGTACCCGCACACCCGCCGTCAGCAGTCGCGACAACCTGCCGATCATCGAACTCGGCGTCAAGGACGCGGGCGAGATCCTCACCCTCCAGCGGGCGGCCTACCTCACCGAGGCCGCGGCGCACGAGGACATCAGCCTTCCGCCACTTACGCAGACTCTCACGGAGCTCGTCGACGAGCTCGGCGACCCCGACGTGACGGCGCTCGGTATCCGCGATCACGGACGCCTCATCGCGGCCGTGCGCCTGCGGCGCAACGGAGGCGCGGTAGAGCTCGGGCGGCTCGTCGTCGCTCCCGAGCGTCAGGGCCAGGGCGTGGGAACCCGCCTCCTGCGTCATGCCGAGTCCGTGCACCCCCGTGCGCAGGAGATCCGGTTGTTCACCGGCGAGCGCAGCGCCGCCAACATCCGTCTCTACACGCGCAACGGCTACCGTGAGACCGGCAGGACCACGGCGGGCGCCTACCAGATCGTCCACTTCGTCAAGTCGCTGCGGGAGACCTGA
- a CDS encoding DEAD/DEAH box helicase, protein MSSPAAPALNVMLDSLIPADDPERVPEAEETYLAFTEWAESTGRPLYPHQDEALSQILDGRHVIAATPTGSGKSMIALAAHTASLARGGRSYYTAPLKALVSEKFFELVRLFGADNVGMVTGDTAVNAAAPIICCTAEILAMQALREGAQLDVDTVVMDEFHYYADPQRGWAWQVPLLELPQAQMVLLSATLGDVSFLVRDMEQRTGREVAVVDDAERPVPLEMEYVVESIGELLQRLVQQGKAPVYVVHFSQKEAIERATALLGVDLVPKERKAAVAAALGSFRFGPGFGATLSRLLRSGIGVHHAGMLPRYRRLVERLARKGLLSVICGTDTLGVGINVPIRSVVLTSLVKFDGAKERHLTAREFHQIAGRAGRAGFDTRGYVSVQAPEHVIENAKALAKAGDDERKRRKIVRKKAPEGRVNWTDKTFERLRDSAPETLTSQFQVTTTMVLSLMERPGDPVAHMARLLERVHSTASDSRANVRQAVAIYVSLRTAGVLEHVSSAQAARDGRPRLRLAVDLPDDFALHQPLAPFALAAMDLLGVDSPTHTLDVVSVVEATLDDPRPLLYAQQRQARGEAVAAMKAEGLDYDERMAALEEVTWPRPLAELLAPALEMYRQANPWVTPYELSPKSVVRDMVENAMTFSDLVSRYELGRSEGVILRYLTDAYRALRQVVPEEHRTEEVVAVIDWLGTLVRAVDSSLLDEWEALGAAQAGRAVEGAALLDGDRPDADDSSGVERAFGADADGKVAFTRNLHAFRVAVRREMFRRVELMARDDVEGLGRLDGASGWDAQRWDEVLARYWDEYDWLGTDTAARAVALAPLDEAPDEQTLAVAGVSERLIEALDRSGRRVWLAGQVLEDPDGDHDWRLTALVDLEASDEAEHAVIRLLSVGPQG, encoded by the coding sequence ATGTCCTCGCCCGCCGCGCCCGCGCTCAACGTCATGCTCGACTCCCTCATCCCGGCCGATGACCCCGAGCGCGTGCCCGAGGCGGAGGAGACCTACCTTGCCTTCACCGAGTGGGCCGAGTCGACGGGCCGACCGCTCTACCCCCACCAGGACGAGGCGCTGAGCCAGATCCTCGACGGCCGCCACGTCATTGCCGCCACGCCGACGGGCTCGGGCAAGTCGATGATCGCGCTGGCGGCGCACACGGCCTCACTGGCGCGCGGTGGTCGCTCCTACTACACGGCGCCGCTCAAGGCGCTGGTCAGTGAGAAGTTCTTCGAGCTCGTGCGCCTGTTCGGCGCCGACAACGTCGGCATGGTCACCGGGGACACCGCGGTCAACGCAGCCGCACCGATCATCTGCTGCACGGCGGAGATCCTGGCGATGCAGGCGCTGCGCGAGGGCGCGCAGCTCGACGTCGACACGGTGGTGATGGACGAGTTCCACTACTACGCGGACCCGCAGCGCGGCTGGGCCTGGCAGGTGCCGCTGCTGGAGCTGCCTCAGGCCCAGATGGTGCTGCTGTCGGCGACGCTGGGGGACGTGTCCTTCCTCGTACGTGACATGGAGCAGCGCACCGGGCGGGAGGTCGCCGTCGTCGACGACGCCGAGCGGCCCGTGCCGCTGGAGATGGAGTACGTCGTGGAGTCCATCGGTGAGCTCCTCCAGCGGCTCGTGCAGCAGGGCAAGGCACCGGTCTACGTCGTCCACTTCTCCCAGAAGGAGGCGATCGAGAGGGCGACGGCGCTGCTGGGCGTGGACCTTGTGCCCAAGGAGCGCAAGGCGGCGGTGGCGGCGGCCCTGGGGTCCTTCCGCTTCGGTCCCGGTTTCGGCGCCACGCTCTCGCGGCTGCTGCGCTCGGGCATCGGCGTGCACCATGCCGGGATGCTGCCGCGCTACCGGCGGCTGGTGGAGCGTCTGGCTCGCAAGGGCCTGCTCAGCGTCATCTGCGGCACGGACACGCTCGGTGTGGGCATCAACGTGCCCATCCGCAGCGTCGTGCTCACGAGCCTGGTGAAGTTCGACGGAGCCAAGGAGCGTCACCTCACGGCCCGCGAGTTCCACCAGATCGCAGGGCGGGCGGGCCGGGCGGGCTTCGACACGCGCGGCTACGTCAGCGTGCAGGCACCCGAGCATGTCATTGAGAACGCCAAGGCCCTGGCCAAGGCGGGTGACGACGAGCGCAAGCGCCGCAAGATCGTGCGCAAGAAGGCGCCCGAGGGGCGGGTGAACTGGACGGACAAGACTTTTGAGCGGCTGCGCGACAGCGCCCCTGAGACACTCACGAGCCAGTTCCAGGTGACGACGACGATGGTGCTCAGCCTCATGGAGCGTCCCGGGGACCCGGTGGCCCACATGGCCCGCCTGTTGGAGCGGGTGCACTCGACGGCGTCGGACAGTCGCGCCAATGTGCGCCAGGCGGTGGCGATCTACGTGTCACTGCGCACCGCCGGCGTGCTCGAGCACGTCTCGAGCGCCCAGGCGGCCCGGGACGGGCGTCCCCGCCTGCGTCTGGCGGTGGACCTGCCCGACGACTTCGCGCTGCATCAGCCGCTGGCACCCTTCGCCCTGGCCGCCATGGATCTGCTGGGGGTGGACTCCCCCACGCACACGCTCGACGTCGTCAGCGTCGTCGAGGCGACCCTGGACGACCCGCGCCCGCTGCTGTACGCCCAGCAGCGTCAGGCCCGCGGCGAGGCGGTGGCAGCGATGAAGGCCGAGGGCCTGGACTACGACGAGCGGATGGCGGCCCTGGAGGAGGTCACCTGGCCGCGGCCGCTGGCCGAGCTGTTGGCCCCAGCGCTGGAGATGTACCGGCAGGCCAACCCGTGGGTCACCCCGTACGAGCTGAGCCCCAAGAGCGTCGTGCGCGACATGGTGGAGAACGCCATGACCTTCTCGGACCTCGTCTCGCGCTACGAGCTGGGCCGCAGCGAGGGCGTCATCCTGCGCTACCTCACGGACGCCTACCGGGCCCTGCGTCAGGTGGTGCCCGAGGAGCACCGCACGGAGGAAGTCGTCGCCGTCATCGACTGGCTCGGCACCCTCGTGCGAGCGGTGGACTCCTCCCTGCTGGACGAGTGGGAGGCCCTGGGCGCGGCCCAGGCCGGGCGGGCTGTTGAGGGCGCGGCCCTGCTCGACGGCGACCGGCCCGATGCGGACGACTCGAGCGGGGTGGAGCGGGCCTTCGGCGCGGACGCGGACGGCAAGGTCGCCTTCACCCGCAACCTGCATGCCTTCCGGGTAGCGGTGCGCCGGGAAATGTTCCGGCGGGTTGAGCTCATGGCCCGTGACGACGTCGAGGGCCTGGGGCGCCTGGACGGGGCCTCCGGATGGGACGCGCAGCGCTGGGACGAGGTGCTGGCCCGTTACTGGGACGAGTACGACTGGCTCGGGACGGACACGGCGGCGCGCGCCGTCGCCCTGGCGCCGCTGGACGAGGCGCCGGACGAGCAGACCCTGGCCGTCGCCGGGGTCTCCGAGCGGCTCATTGAGGCGCTGGACCGGTCGGGCCGTCGGGTGTGGCTGGCCGGGCAAGTCCTGGAGGACCCGGACGGCGACCACGACTGGCGGCTGACCGCCCTGGTGGACCTGGAGGCCTCGGACGAGGCCGAGCACGCCGTCATCCGCCTGCTGAGCGTCGGGCCGCAGGGCTGA
- a CDS encoding ATP-grasp domain-containing protein, which translates to MTQPIVTLATSADYPHLDADDQGLPDALRERGIEPRVAVWNDPDVDWDEAGIVVLRSVRDYAKRRHYASFLEWSRSVPRLLNHPSVVGWNSDKHYLQRMAAYGVPMIPTTWLEPEQQLSKHQLHTRFPAYGDFVVKPAVSSGGRGTGRYTAMDAGSRADAINDAVHHLHRGRTVMVQRYLEEVDRKGELSLVYFNGVLSHAVEKAPMLHPSFRSTDEEEAHEEIVRAREPSEQEWLWGERVRKAIHGVIKETARRDIQLLFNRVDVVSDGEGGFYLMEVSLIDAGLYLTSSPQAMTNFADAIAQRVFW; encoded by the coding sequence GTGACCCAACCGATCGTGACCCTCGCGACCAGTGCCGATTATCCCCACCTCGACGCCGATGACCAGGGGCTGCCCGACGCCCTGCGTGAGCGTGGGATTGAGCCGCGCGTCGCCGTCTGGAATGACCCCGACGTCGACTGGGATGAGGCCGGCATCGTCGTCCTGCGTTCCGTGCGCGACTACGCCAAGCGCCGTCACTACGCCTCCTTCCTCGAGTGGAGCCGGTCGGTGCCGCGACTGCTCAACCACCCCTCCGTGGTCGGCTGGAACTCCGACAAGCACTACCTCCAGCGCATGGCCGCCTACGGCGTGCCCATGATCCCCACGACCTGGCTCGAGCCCGAGCAGCAGCTGTCCAAGCACCAGCTCCACACCCGCTTCCCGGCCTACGGCGACTTCGTCGTCAAGCCCGCGGTGTCCTCCGGGGGGCGTGGCACGGGGCGCTACACGGCTATGGACGCCGGCTCGCGCGCCGACGCCATCAATGACGCCGTGCACCACCTGCACCGCGGGCGCACTGTCATGGTCCAGCGCTACCTCGAGGAGGTCGACCGCAAGGGCGAGCTCTCCCTGGTCTATTTCAACGGCGTCCTGTCCCACGCCGTGGAGAAGGCCCCCATGCTGCATCCCTCCTTCCGCTCCACGGACGAGGAGGAGGCACACGAGGAGATTGTGCGCGCCCGTGAGCCCAGCGAGCAGGAGTGGCTGTGGGGTGAGCGCGTGCGCAAGGCCATCCACGGCGTCATCAAGGAGACCGCCAGGCGTGACATCCAGCTGCTGTTCAACCGCGTCGACGTCGTGTCCGACGGCGAGGGCGGCTTCTACCTCATGGAGGTCTCGCTCATCGACGCCGGCCTCTACCTCACCTCCTCGCCTCAGGCGATGACCAACTTCGCCGACGCCATCGCCCAGCGCGTCTTCTGGTGA
- a CDS encoding YccF domain-containing protein encodes MNTLLNIIWVIFGGFWLFLGYLFFGVVACLFIITIPAGVACFRIAGYALWPFGKEVVPVPGAGAMSEVSNIIWFLVAGLWLAIGHITTAAAQAVTIIGIPLAIANIKMIPVTCFPFGKQIVSGRGVL; translated from the coding sequence GTGAACACACTGCTCAACATCATCTGGGTCATCTTCGGCGGCTTCTGGCTGTTCCTGGGGTACCTGTTCTTCGGCGTCGTCGCCTGCCTGTTCATCATCACGATCCCCGCCGGCGTCGCCTGCTTCCGCATCGCCGGCTACGCGCTGTGGCCCTTCGGCAAGGAGGTCGTTCCCGTCCCCGGGGCCGGCGCCATGAGTGAGGTCAGCAACATCATCTGGTTCCTCGTCGCCGGGCTGTGGCTGGCCATCGGTCACATCACGACGGCCGCCGCGCAGGCGGTCACCATCATCGGCATCCCGCTGGCGATCGCCAACATCAAGATGATCCCCGTCACCTGCTTCCCCTTCGGCAAGCAGATCGTGTCCGGTCGCGGCGTTCTCTGA